From Aegilops tauschii subsp. strangulata cultivar AL8/78 chromosome 5, Aet v6.0, whole genome shotgun sequence:
TATGGAGATATATATTGCTTCAGAGACAACTATATGTAGTCTTTGCAACTTTTGGTCATGTCTCATGTTAATGTGATGCCTGGATTGAATCCAGCGTGGTAGCACATTTAGTGATGTTTGTTCACAAAAAGTGTCCTCATAGTTGAAAGTAAATATATGCTTTTGGCATTCACATTGTTACTATGATACTAGTCTTCTTTATTTCCCTTGGTATATCAGATGTATTGAACAGACAAATTTGCTTTGATTATAGAAAGTATCTTTTTTTATCCTGTTTACGGTCCATTTCTCACACAAAAATATCGATTGTTTCTATCCAGATCATCCCAGAAGAATTTCTTCAGCGTTTCAAGGGCGAATTCCCAAGAGAGATGATACTTGAAACACAAAACTGCCGCAGTTACGTAATTGGAGTTGCCAAGAACAATGGAAATCTTGTCCTTACAGTGGGATGGGGGAAATTTGTTGGGACGTTTGGTCTAGAGATGGGTGACACCATAGTATTCAGATACATTGGGAACTCTCGGTTTAATGTCATAATCTTTGATGAACTTGGCTGTGAGAAGGTATCATCAGTTTTTGTGGATCCTTCTCCGCCTCCTGTGCAAGAAAAGCGAACAAGTGCTACTGATACTGTGAAAAGTTCTCATTTTCGTCCTCAGACCATAGAAACGCAGCCATTTAGCATAGGGAAAGGGATGCGAATGGAGTCACCACGCCTCCAAATGGAAATGGACAAGTCATGGGAAGACAACAACACCGTTTTAAGTGTTTCCTCCCACGAGTCATCAGGTCTCAGCCCCGCGTGTCAAGACAACAACATCGTGATAAGTATTTACCCTTGCAAATCATTCTCATATTTGTATTGCTTATACTtagtttttctgttttctttgcacaggAGATCCTGTCTACTATGAAGAAGAATGTGGGGTACGTGAAGTGCCTGGTTCCGATTTCAAAGTCAGGAAGAAGAAGGCCAGGCTATCTTCaaatcagaaggagcagttgaaggatggttacttTATCagccacaagaccaaactaacttcaacTCAGAAGGAAATGGTGAAGCAGATGGTCCAATCCATATACTCAGAGATCCCCATCTTCGTTGCTGTGATGAGCAAGTGCAACGTTGTTGTAGAATTCTATCTGGTTAGTTCCATTTTTTTAATGTGTGTTCTGCACCGATCATGTAGGTGCCTGAGTAAACTGTAAAGTGCAGCTTATGGAATATTAATGAAAACACTATCTGATAATGTAAATTCATAACCAGTCATCTTTGAATTTAAATATAGGCAGTTTCCTAGTATCATACAAATTTAGGAAGCAATTTAACATGTTATTTTCACAGTGTTTTCTTGCATTATCTACTAACTCTTTTGTTCACTGTAAACAGACTTTTCCTAGACACTACGCTAAGAAATATCTCACAGAGGAGCCACACATGTGTCTTCAGCGGCAGGGCCGGAAGTGGGAGGCACGGTATTGTGAATACAATGGCGGGAAAAAGCTCACTATTGGATGGAAACAGTTTGTAAAAGACAACAAGCTGAAGATGGGTGATATCTGCCTCTTTAAACTGTTGAGCAATGAGAGAACCATGAAGGTCTATATCATCAGTGAAAACGTTGCCAATTATCGGGCAGGTCTCCAGAATGACGCTGACCGGGAAGCGGTGTTCCGGAGAGGGGCTCATGATGCGGATGGAGCGCGTGATCCCGACTCAAGGTTCCTTCGCACAACTAAAACTGAAGCTATGGAAGATGATGTTGTTTTCAAAACTGAAGACGGTGCCTGATCGCCCAAGGAAAAAAGCCTGGTGTCTGAACCAAGCGTAGCTGCTGTTTTTCCGCTCTGGGGAAAACGAGCGGTCGTGTCGATCATAAGGCCTCGGTTGCGTTTTAGAAACTTGAAACTGTTCTGGTGCTCCATCCTGCTCCTTAATTTGTTCGTTTTCTTCACAGGCTAGCCGCGCACGCGGCCTGGAACTCCTCTAGCTGTAGTTTTAGCTGTGTTCTAGTTTCCTTTTGCGCCCCTGGATGCTGCTTTTGAGGTCGTGGGTTATTTCATTATCGTGGTGATACTGGAATCCAATCCTTCGTGGCCCTTTGGGGAAAAAATGGACGCCAAGTGATCGAGATGTCATGTTACCGTATTCCCTGACGGAGGTAAGACTGGTAATGCTTTCATGTTTGTGGTACTGCTGATTCGTGAATCGCTATTGATGGTGATATGATAGTGCTTTTGTGTTAATTACTGAATTGCCAGTGAAGTTTACTGCTCTGTCTTTCAAGGACTAGAAGTTGCCGCGTGCCTTGCCACACCGCTTTTCATCCATGGGTCAGTTTTTTCTGTGGTCGTACCATGGCTTTTTTTTTTTGGAATCGATGGTCGTACCATGGCTGGTCGTTGGGTTATGGTCTTATGGACTTTAATTATACTGCAAAACGGCCGTGCATTGCAATGGGAGAAAAAAATATATAATATGAATTTTAATTATACCAGCAAAACGGCTCATACATTGCAATGgaagaaaaaaaaaatcataatctCCAAAGGCCATGACCGCATTTTGCTACATCACTGAGATACACCATCACTCTCATTGTCATGATAtcgtgaatattttttgaaaatcaTGGACATTTTCTAAAACTTGTGAACATATTTCGCAAATTCTTGAACATTTTTACAGatttcaaatattttttaaaatcctgaacattttgaattcatgaacactTTATACTATTTGCAAAAAAttaaaattatgaacattttctaaaacaTTTTTCTTGAGTAGGCAAACATTTCTAGAATCgacgaacatttttttgaaattggtGGAATATATGAAAAAAATAGAAATCCCGAGCATTTATGAATTATTAAATATTTTATTTCAAAAAtcacattttttaaaattttggaacatttttgaagtcccaaaTTATTTAAAGTGAAAAAAAGGAAGACAGAAAAGGGAAAATGAAAAATAAACAATGGAATTTAAAAAATAGGCTGCCCGGACATGGCCGGCCCAAATAGGCGCGTTGTGTCTTCTCCCAGCGTGCGGAGCGCAGTATAGAAGGTTCCTACTTCATTGGCCGGCCCAGCCAGGATTCCCCTGTGTGAATGTTTTTTTATTACTTATAGGTACACCTAAAAGAACTTATAGGTGGCGTCAGTGGGTGATATGTTGCAATTTTGGGGCAATATCGATGAGGTACCGTCAGAAGTAATAGCtcctttattattaggtataAATTATTATACTAGTAGAACGCCCGTGCGTTACCACGGGTCAATAAATGAATCTATCACGAGCCACTCAACTTCCGCTCTTCGATCATTGTGTTATTACTTCGTTATGTTGTCACCTTACTTTAAATTCATATGGTATTCCCTCCAAGTCTATCAAAATGTTGAGTCTCGTCAtccctaagagcatctacagccagaCGTCCCAAACCCGTATCAAATTCCCGGGCGGACGAACCGGTCACAAAGACTCGACTCACCCGGGCGCCTCAAACCGGCCTCAAACGCCCGGACTTTTCGGCgtccctcatatccagcccaaatattcACTGTGTATTTTAAAAATGATGTTCAAGGTGCATTTTACAGTTGTCCAACATTTATTAAAAAATGTTCCACATGTATCTAAATTTTTTCAATCCGTATATGAAAGATGTACAACGTGTATTAAAAATAGTCTACATGTATTTCAGAAatcagaaaaggaaataaactagcaggaaaaagaaaacaaaaaaaaaacaaagaaaaaccgatagagaaaaacacaaaaaagaaaaacaacaacaacataGAACCTTCCCAAAACCTGCCAAAACCGGGTTGTAGGTTTCAGGAACCGATCCTATAGGCTTCCCAAAACCGATTGGTACACCTTGTTGGGTTGGCCCACTTCATCGATCGCTTGGGGCGAGCATTGCTATTTGGCACCTTTAGCGGGCAAATCCTAAACGGCACCCGTTGTGCCCGTTTCTTCGCTGTGCGCAAACGGGCGCATACCCGCCGTGCcgggctgggccggcccatttctACTTTTTTTTCTATTAAAACTGCATCAAATCAAAAAAAGATGGATGCGATTGTTCAAACCTGGGACGTCTCGTCTGAGAATGCATCGATCTTACCAATTGGTAGCGAGCCACTTTGGTGTCTGTAATCCTCTTTCCCGTCTTTTACTTTTACTTCGGGTCGCTagattttcttcttcttcttttttctgttttttaattcctttttctttttttcgtaAATGTGCGTTTTTTTGCAAATTCGATGAACCTTTTCGAATTCAATGGAATTTTtatcaaaatcgatgaactctttTTTCAAACtcaattatttaaaaaaaaaatcaccgaacacttttcaaaattgatgaatttTTTCCCCAGTTGATCAACTCTTTCAAGATCGATAAACtcttttcaaaatcaatgaactatttttcaaaaccgatgaactatattttcaaaattgatgaacttttttcaaaatcgatgaactcttttcaaaATCGTCAAACCTTTTTCAAATCGATGAACCCTTTTTCCAaaaccgatgaacttttttcaaaatcgatgaacttttttgacAAAATCGTGAACGCGTTTTCAaagtcgatgaactttttttgaaattgatgaacttttttcaaactcgtgaactttttttcaaaatcgtgaactttttttcaaagtcgatgaacttttttcaaaatcgatgaacttttttaaaaacgTGAAAtgttttttcaaaatcgatgaaatTTTTACGCAACATGATCTTTTTTCCAAAACCAATGAACTTTTCTGTAATTCATGACATTTTTCCCAAATgttttcaaataattttaaaaaaaggTGCTACAGTAAATGTTTACATGTGTGCTAATAAGTTGCCCGGCGACAGATGTACTTTAAATATTCGCCCTGGATTTTGGTTAGTAGTGTGGTGAAGTGTACTTGGTTAGCCCTTCTCTTTCGCAACTGTATGGCGCGAGTTCGATCCTCTTGGGGAACCTTTTAAGGCTGTTTTAGCTCGCAAACGACCTCTCTATCCACCGACTTTTttctgggccggcccagttcacATCCGCATGGGCGCCCGAACTTCCAACTGGCGCTAAAGGCGCCCGTTAGGAGCTCCCCTAAACGCCCGATTAGTTATTCAAGCAATCGGGCACATACCCCCTCTCCCCAAGCGCGTcgcactgggccggcccatcttcATTTTTTATTCAGTTTTTAACGCCAAAAAACTTCATGGCAGGTGTGTTTCAAACCTGCGACCTCCTAGTCTAACAGTAACGGAATTTGTTCAGTTCTACACTTTTGCTTATTTTCTTCTCTgttcttttgtttcttttttcgTGTTTCTTTTTTATTGGAACGATTTTGTTCGTTTTTTTTCCTAaactgatttttttttcaaaattgatgaaattTTCCATATTTTTTAAACTTTTGTAAAAAACAATGAACTTTTTTTGGAAAatgatgaactttttaaaaaaaattgaaaatcaatgaacttttttttccaaaattgatgaaCTGTTTGTGAAATTCGGTGAACTTTTTTTTGAGAATCAATGGACTTTCTTTCAgagttgatgaacttttttttccagattttatgaacattttttaaaatagaTGAACTTTTCCCAATTTTTATGAACTTTTtgaattcgtgaacttttttgaATACATGAATTTATTTTCTAAGTCTGTCGactttcaaattttgttcacattttttcaaaagaaatcaCGTTTTTGTAAAATGTTTTCAAATAAATAAAAAATCTACGTAGCGTGCCAACAGTTTTTTGTTGTTATATCGTGTCGCCCTAGATTATTTCACAAGGGCCAAGTTGCCCTAGTGGTTACCTAATCATGGACGGGGTGTAAGAAGCGCGAGTTCGATTCCACATCACGATGATATTTCAGAGTAAATTTTTCGCGCTATATAAATACATTGCAGTGTTGTGCGTTCGTGGCCCGGCCCACCAGGATATATCAGATCTGGTTGACAGGTATGTTTGCTGGCGCAGCTTAGGATTGCTCTGTTGTTTGGGCAGGTTCCCATTGCCGGATCTCGTAGGCGGTGACTGCCCACCGGACGGCGACCCCGTCCAAACTCTGGTCTTCACGGCCTCCGACTCCGAGTGGCATTGGTGATGTGGGAGATGCAGCACTGACAGTCCAACTAGACCCGAACAGCACctgcgatggctttgagcttgtcagCACCGGACTCGGAACAGTCAACTGGCAAAGACGATCCGCAGGCGCCGGGCTGGACAGAGAGAGGTATGCGGACTTCATGAAGCTTTCACTGTGGGGCTGCGGCTAATTGCCCCTTGATTTCTCAGAGTGCTAGACAAAAATAATTGTGCTGTATGATCTGTACTACTGTGCATCCCTGGAAGTAGATTGCAGTTAGAATTGCAAATCACCACTAGAAAAATCTATCAATGAAACCCTCGCTATGCCCCCTTGATTTTTCAGTGTACTAGACAAAAAATAATTGTACTGAATGATCTGCACTACTGTGCATCCCTGAAAGTACATTGCAGTTATAATTATAAACAGCTTTTTGCTTTGTTTCCTGAGATTAATAGTTGTTGCGAATCGAACAGGGTTCGTTGATCCCATTTCTGATAGTTTGTAATTGTATTTTTACAGTTTAACAAGACCATCCCATGGATTGATTGGCTGGGAGGAGAACCGCAACAAGATATGCTGCTGAAAAATCAACATGGAGTTCGAGTCAGGTCGATGCGATGTGCGGCAGTAACCTCGGTTGATCTATCTTGGGCCTCTCAATGGCGTTGTGCTCTGCAATTTATGATATCCTAATTCTATTGCTATGTTGCGACATCTACCTCCTGTAACCTGTGTTCAAGTCTTAATATGCTTCAGTCATGGCCTTCTTCAGTTTGAAGTCATTTCATGAATGCGGATATAGGCTTCAGAACTTATGCTAGGGCAGGGAACTCACATGTGAGTGTGGTTATTTGAGCACACCGGATTGCTCGGCTGCCATGCAGTTAAGGTAAAAGCCAGCTTTGAATACCATAACTGATGATACGAGCTTTCTATTTGTAGGTCCTCGGTTTCCTCGGTATGGACCAGATACCAGCAAAGCACATTCTCAAGCGATGGACAAAAGATGCAAGGGATATGCTCTCAGATCACTTGGCACATCTTCAGAGGGATAGAATTTAAGTTAACTCAATAACATTCAGAGACTCTAACCTGTACACCCACTTGAGGTTGAAGACTTGGAGATGCAAACACATAAACATATGAATATGCAATGGATCTCTTGAAAGAGGCAATCCAGAAACTGACACCTATGGCGGCTGTCCGGAATGGAATGGGCTTAGAAGACAGAATTTAGCCAAGTAAAAGAGAAAGCTAAAGAAGCGATTACATGGCATGCAACTTAATCAGGGGCCGCGTCCTTGCTTAGTGAAGATGTCTGCCCCTGCTTCCGCATCCTCCACCTGAAGGCTGGCATTCGTTGGAAAGAATCAGCTAAGAAAATGAGATGTGGAAACAAATCAGAAAAAGTTCCTAATATCAGCTTACATTGTGATTGCAGCACTTGTAGAAACGCTCACCGTCGTTCTGCATGCCCCCGTCGCGTTAAGTAGGTGGCAACGTTCCTGCCGCAGTCCGGGCATGGAACAATCCGTAGGACAGGCGGACTGGAGCTTGGTTCGCGTCCCCATATGTTGCAGCTAGGATCGATTTGGGATCACTGTGCGGACGGGCTTAATGGTGTGTTTGGTTTGGGAACGAAGTGGAATAGAATATCGTGGTTCCGTTCCATTAGAATGAATGGGTCGTTTTCATCTTTGTGTTTGGTATGAAAACTTGAGAGGAATGGATGGTTACATTTTAGTGTTCAGTTTGAGAGATGAGATGGATTGGAATGGAATTGTTCAGCTCACCACTCGTATGCTTGTGATTATGTACAATGTATTGAACTTTGGCATCAAACACAAACTGAATGCAAACGAACACTTGATTACACTGATTCAGGGAACAAAGGTACAAAGTGCAGGCAAACAATCGTGTGTTTGAGATGCTGCAGTTACT
This genomic window contains:
- the LOC109772527 gene encoding putative B3 domain-containing protein Os03g0621600 isoform X3, with product MGMSFGSCKLPDEQYYKHLDDEKKHFLVLMLGDFEDSMIIPEEVVRRLKGEIPGEIKLETRNGYSHTIVVAKNQEKLVLTVGWRQFIENYDLQIGDSLMFRYKGTSQFNVMIFDKLGREKALSVVLDPFLHRVQDRRNEAHEIGSSKKMDVPWERCKSRTEYHYANLDDEKKYFLVHMMGVFQHEMIIPEEFLQRFKGEFPREMILETQNCRSYVIGVAKNNGNLVLTVGWGKFVGTFGLEMGDTIVFRYIGNSRFNVIIFDELGCEKVSSVFVDPSPPPVQEKRTSATDTVKSSHFRPQTIETQPFSIGKGMRMESPRLQMEMDKSWEDNNTVLSVSSHESSGLSPACQDNNIVIRDPVYYEEECGVREVPGSDFKVRKKKARLSSNQKEQLKDGYFISHKTKLTSTQKEMVKQMVQSIYSEIPIFVAVMSKCNVVVEFYLTFPRHYAKKYLTEEPHMCLQRQGRKWEARYCEYNGGKKLTIGWKQFVKDNKLKMGDICLFKLLSNERTMKVYIISENVANYRAGLQNDADREAVFRRGAHDADGARDPDSRFLRTTKTEAMEDDVVFKTEDGA
- the LOC109772527 gene encoding putative B3 domain-containing protein Os03g0621600 isoform X4 — protein: MGMSFGSCKLPDEQYYKHLDDEKKHFLVLMLGDFEDSMIIPEEVVRRLKGEIPGEIKLETRNGYSHTIVVAKNQEKLVLTVGWRQFIENYDLQIGDSLMFRYKGTSQFNVMIFDKLGREKALSVVLDPFLHRVQDRRNEAHEIGSSKKMDVPWERCKSRTEYHYANLDDEKKYFLVHMMGVFQHEMIIPEEFLQRFKGEFPREMILETQNCRSYVIGVAKNNGNLVLTVGWGKFVGTFGLEMGDTIVFRYIGNSRFNVIIFDELGCEKVSSVFVDPSPPPVQEKRTSATDTVKSSHFRPQTIETQPFSIGKGMRMESPRLQMEMDKSWEDNNTVLSVSSHESSGDPVYYEEECGVREVPGSDFKVRKKKARLSSNQKEQLKDGYFISHKTKLTSTQKEMVKQMVQSIYSEIPIFVAVMSKCNVVVEFYLTFPRHYAKKYLTEEPHMCLQRQGRKWEARYCEYNGGKKLTIGWKQFVKDNKLKMGDICLFKLLSNERTMKVYIISENVANYRAGLQNDADREAVFRRGAHDADGARDPDSRFLRTTKTEAMEDDVVFKTEDGA
- the LOC109772527 gene encoding putative B3 domain-containing protein Os03g0621600 isoform X1, with the protein product MGKTIGGGVRGAAKRMGMSFGSCKLPDEQYYKHLDDEKKHFLVLMLGDFEDSMIIPEEVVRRLKGEIPGEIKLETRNGYSHTIVVAKNQEKLVLTVGWRQFIENYDLQIGDSLMFRYKGTSQFNVMIFDKLGREKALSVVLDPFLHRVQDRRNEAHEIGSSKKMDVPWERCKSRTEYHYANLDDEKKYFLVHMMGVFQHEMIIPEEFLQRFKGEFPREMILETQNCRSYVIGVAKNNGNLVLTVGWGKFVGTFGLEMGDTIVFRYIGNSRFNVIIFDELGCEKVSSVFVDPSPPPVQEKRTSATDTVKSSHFRPQTIETQPFSIGKGMRMESPRLQMEMDKSWEDNNTVLSVSSHESSGLSPACQDNNIVIRDPVYYEEECGVREVPGSDFKVRKKKARLSSNQKEQLKDGYFISHKTKLTSTQKEMVKQMVQSIYSEIPIFVAVMSKCNVVVEFYLTFPRHYAKKYLTEEPHMCLQRQGRKWEARYCEYNGGKKLTIGWKQFVKDNKLKMGDICLFKLLSNERTMKVYIISENVANYRAGLQNDADREAVFRRGAHDADGARDPDSRFLRTTKTEAMEDDVVFKTEDGA
- the LOC109772527 gene encoding putative B3 domain-containing protein Os08g0325100 isoform X5, producing the protein MFRYKGTSQFNVMIFDKLGREKALSVVLDPFLHRVQDRRNEAHEIGSSKKMDVPWERCKSRTEYHYANLDDEKKYFLVHMMGVFQHEMIIPEEFLQRFKGEFPREMILETQNCRSYVIGVAKNNGNLVLTVGWGKFVGTFGLEMGDTIVFRYIGNSRFNVIIFDELGCEKVSSVFVDPSPPPVQEKRTSATDTVKSSHFRPQTIETQPFSIGKGMRMESPRLQMEMDKSWEDNNTVLSVSSHESSGLSPACQDNNIVIRDPVYYEEECGVREVPGSDFKVRKKKARLSSNQKEQLKDGYFISHKTKLTSTQKEMVKQMVQSIYSEIPIFVAVMSKCNVVVEFYLTFPRHYAKKYLTEEPHMCLQRQGRKWEARYCEYNGGKKLTIGWKQFVKDNKLKMGDICLFKLLSNERTMKVYIISENVANYRAGLQNDADREAVFRRGAHDADGARDPDSRFLRTTKTEAMEDDVVFKTEDGA
- the LOC109772527 gene encoding putative B3 domain-containing protein Os08g0325100 isoform X6, which codes for MFRYKGTSQFNVMIFDKLGREKALSVVLDPFLHRVQDRRNEAHEIGSSKKMDVPWERCKSRTEYHYANLDDEKKYFLVHMMGVFQHEMIIPEEFLQRFKGEFPREMILETQNCRSYVIGVAKNNGNLVLTVGWGKFVGTFGLEMGDTIVFRYIGNSRFNVIIFDELGCEKVSSVFVDPSPPPVQEKRTSATDTVKSSHFRPQTIETQPFSIGKGMRMESPRLQMEMDKSWEDNNTVLSVSSHESSGDPVYYEEECGVREVPGSDFKVRKKKARLSSNQKEQLKDGYFISHKTKLTSTQKEMVKQMVQSIYSEIPIFVAVMSKCNVVVEFYLTFPRHYAKKYLTEEPHMCLQRQGRKWEARYCEYNGGKKLTIGWKQFVKDNKLKMGDICLFKLLSNERTMKVYIISENVANYRAGLQNDADREAVFRRGAHDADGARDPDSRFLRTTKTEAMEDDVVFKTEDGA
- the LOC109772527 gene encoding putative B3 domain-containing protein Os03g0621600 isoform X2; protein product: MGKTIGGGVRGAAKRMGMSFGSCKLPDEQYYKHLDDEKKHFLVLMLGDFEDSMIIPEEVVRRLKGEIPGEIKLETRNGYSHTIVVAKNQEKLVLTVGWRQFIENYDLQIGDSLMFRYKGTSQFNVMIFDKLGREKALSVVLDPFLHRVQDRRNEAHEIGSSKKMDVPWERCKSRTEYHYANLDDEKKYFLVHMMGVFQHEMIIPEEFLQRFKGEFPREMILETQNCRSYVIGVAKNNGNLVLTVGWGKFVGTFGLEMGDTIVFRYIGNSRFNVIIFDELGCEKVSSVFVDPSPPPVQEKRTSATDTVKSSHFRPQTIETQPFSIGKGMRMESPRLQMEMDKSWEDNNTVLSVSSHESSGDPVYYEEECGVREVPGSDFKVRKKKARLSSNQKEQLKDGYFISHKTKLTSTQKEMVKQMVQSIYSEIPIFVAVMSKCNVVVEFYLTFPRHYAKKYLTEEPHMCLQRQGRKWEARYCEYNGGKKLTIGWKQFVKDNKLKMGDICLFKLLSNERTMKVYIISENVANYRAGLQNDADREAVFRRGAHDADGARDPDSRFLRTTKTEAMEDDVVFKTEDGA